A genomic window from Algoriphagus sp. Y33 includes:
- the topA gene encoding type I DNA topoisomerase, with protein sequence MSKNLVIVESPAKAKTIEGYLGKDYKVASSYGHVRDLPKGDKAIDIKNRFNPTYEVTADKKEVIKNLKALVKDAETVYLASDDDREGEAISWHLKEVLKLKDENTRRIVFREITKNAITKAIENPRGIDIDLVNAQQARRILDRLVGFELSPILWKKIKTGLSAGRVQSVAVRLIVDREREIEKHKAKSSFRITAIFEVEGKTFQAELPKKFDTKAEAEEFLKKCLEADFSVANLEKKPGKKSPAAPFTTSTLQQEASRKLYFSVAQTMSVAQKLYEAGKITYMRTDSVNLSDDAMASAKNAIHDSYGDKYHKSRKFTTKSEGAQEAHEAIRPTDFANSHVSGERNEQRLYELIWKRSIASQMADAELEKTIITVDISNQPQNLVATGEIIKFDGFLKVYLEDTDDEPEEDDSNDGKALLPPLTIGQNLNLQEMKGRETFSRPAPRYTEASLVKKLEELGIGRPSTYAPTISTIQRREYVIKESRDGTPREYVEMIIAKGAFKDATKTENTGAEKQKLFPTNIAMVVNDFLVEHFPNVIDFSFTARVEKEFDDIAAGGQVWQDMLDSFYGDFHKNVEDTEQVSRQDINSSRELGNHPVSGKPIIARLGKFGPLVQIGDAEDEEKQFASLKKGQFIENITLEDALELFKLPRDIGMFEDKKMVAAIGRFGPYVRHDGSFVSLPKEMDPLSVTEEEAIQLIKDKREADAKKHIKSFDENPEIQILNGRWGPYIKMGKNNYKIPKDKEAEALTYEETIHIIENQPEPKKKGGRFAKKK encoded by the coding sequence ATGTCAAAAAACCTTGTTATCGTCGAGTCACCAGCCAAAGCCAAAACCATTGAGGGATATCTTGGCAAGGACTATAAGGTAGCATCCAGCTACGGTCACGTGCGGGATCTGCCTAAAGGCGATAAAGCGATCGATATTAAAAATAGATTTAATCCCACCTATGAGGTCACGGCCGACAAAAAGGAGGTGATCAAAAATCTCAAAGCTTTGGTGAAGGATGCAGAAACCGTCTACCTAGCGAGTGATGATGACCGTGAAGGAGAGGCGATTTCTTGGCATCTAAAAGAAGTATTGAAGCTGAAGGATGAGAATACCCGAAGAATTGTGTTTCGGGAAATTACCAAAAATGCGATTACCAAAGCAATCGAAAATCCGAGAGGAATTGATATAGATCTGGTAAATGCACAGCAAGCAAGACGTATTTTGGATCGATTGGTAGGGTTTGAACTTTCTCCCATACTTTGGAAAAAAATCAAAACAGGACTTTCTGCAGGTAGGGTTCAGTCGGTAGCAGTTCGTCTTATCGTAGACCGGGAGCGGGAGATAGAGAAACATAAGGCTAAGTCCAGCTTTCGAATCACGGCTATTTTCGAGGTAGAAGGAAAGACATTCCAAGCAGAACTTCCTAAGAAATTCGATACTAAAGCTGAAGCTGAGGAGTTTTTAAAGAAATGCCTTGAAGCTGATTTTTCGGTAGCTAATCTAGAGAAAAAACCGGGGAAAAAATCTCCCGCAGCACCTTTTACCACTTCTACACTTCAGCAGGAGGCGAGTAGAAAGCTTTATTTCTCAGTGGCGCAGACCATGTCTGTAGCGCAGAAACTGTATGAAGCAGGTAAGATTACTTATATGAGGACAGACAGTGTGAATCTGTCTGATGACGCTATGGCTTCTGCCAAAAATGCGATTCATGATTCATACGGTGACAAATACCATAAATCAAGAAAATTCACAACAAAGTCAGAAGGTGCCCAGGAAGCTCACGAAGCCATCCGTCCTACAGACTTTGCCAACTCCCATGTTTCGGGAGAGCGTAACGAGCAACGCCTCTATGAGCTGATCTGGAAGCGTTCTATCGCTTCGCAGATGGCAGATGCGGAATTGGAGAAAACTATTATTACGGTTGATATCTCCAATCAACCACAAAATCTTGTTGCTACCGGAGAAATCATCAAGTTTGACGGATTTCTTAAAGTGTACTTGGAAGATACAGATGATGAGCCGGAAGAGGATGACAGCAACGATGGCAAGGCACTTTTGCCGCCTTTGACTATTGGTCAAAATTTAAATCTTCAGGAAATGAAAGGCAGGGAGACATTCTCCAGACCTGCTCCGAGATATACAGAAGCATCGTTGGTAAAGAAGTTGGAGGAACTGGGAATCGGGCGTCCGTCCACTTATGCACCTACAATTTCTACCATACAAAGACGTGAATATGTGATCAAGGAATCCAGAGATGGCACGCCTAGGGAATATGTTGAAATGATCATTGCCAAGGGAGCATTCAAGGATGCAACCAAAACTGAAAATACGGGAGCTGAGAAACAGAAACTTTTCCCTACCAATATCGCAATGGTGGTGAATGACTTCTTGGTAGAGCATTTTCCAAATGTTATTGACTTTAGCTTCACAGCAAGAGTAGAAAAGGAATTTGATGATATCGCAGCAGGAGGGCAAGTTTGGCAGGATATGCTGGATTCTTTCTACGGGGATTTCCATAAGAATGTAGAGGATACCGAGCAGGTTTCCAGACAGGATATCAACTCAAGCCGGGAACTTGGGAATCATCCGGTCAGTGGAAAGCCGATAATTGCCAGACTTGGTAAGTTTGGTCCATTGGTTCAGATCGGTGATGCTGAAGATGAAGAGAAACAGTTCGCCAGCTTAAAAAAGGGGCAGTTTATTGAGAATATCACCCTGGAGGATGCACTTGAGTTGTTCAAATTACCTCGTGATATCGGGATGTTTGAGGATAAGAAAATGGTGGCAGCCATAGGAAGATTTGGCCCCTATGTTCGTCATGATGGCTCATTTGTTTCGCTTCCAAAAGAAATGGATCCACTAAGTGTCACTGAAGAGGAAGCAATCCAGCTGATCAAAGACAAACGTGAAGCAGATGCAAAGAAACATATTAAATCCTTTGATGAGAATCCTGAAATTCAAATTTTGAACGGTAGATGGGGGCCTTATATCAAGATGGGTAAGAATAATTATAAGATACCCAAGGATAAGGAAGCTGAAGCATTGACATATGAAGAGACGATTCATATTATTGAAAATCAGCCTGAACCTAAGAAAAAGGGCGGGCGATTTGCCAAGAAAAAGTAA
- a CDS encoding 3-hydroxyacyl-CoA dehydrogenase NAD-binding domain-containing protein, with the protein MNIYTIGIIGAGNMGTRIALQAAISGYQVNVFDIEEKSLKKSLDTMNKSVAQMIRSGRLNKEEAILAMERISFTGNLKEALQRVDLVSENVTENSEVKMNVWKEIGNLAANHTIFTTNTSYLLPSQFAEISGRAEKFCAFHFHDVFHSRVVDIMPHVGTAVEVIGILDDLGRKLNQVPILIKKENPGYIFNTLLIAWIDAAGRLLTGEIAEVEAVDKSWMINFNMAAGPFGILDKVGLDTAWHITNSKRNQASRAFAALLKTYVDQGKLGVKSGEGFYTYPNPSYKQPDFLK; encoded by the coding sequence ATGAACATTTATACCATAGGTATTATAGGTGCCGGTAACATGGGTACCAGAATTGCTTTGCAAGCTGCAATTTCAGGCTATCAGGTCAATGTCTTTGATATTGAAGAGAAAAGTTTGAAAAAATCTTTGGACACCATGAATAAGTCAGTAGCTCAAATGATCCGTTCAGGCCGGTTAAATAAAGAAGAGGCAATCCTAGCTATGGAAAGAATTTCTTTCACAGGGAATCTTAAAGAAGCACTTCAGCGGGTTGATCTTGTCAGTGAAAATGTAACTGAAAATTCTGAAGTCAAAATGAACGTATGGAAAGAAATAGGAAATCTGGCCGCAAATCATACTATTTTTACGACCAATACCTCTTACCTACTTCCATCTCAGTTTGCCGAAATATCGGGAAGGGCGGAGAAATTCTGCGCATTTCACTTTCATGATGTATTTCATTCCAGAGTTGTGGACATTATGCCGCATGTGGGTACTGCTGTAGAGGTGATTGGTATTTTAGATGATCTTGGAAGAAAGCTGAATCAAGTACCTATTTTGATTAAAAAAGAAAACCCAGGTTACATTTTCAATACGTTGTTGATAGCTTGGATCGATGCTGCAGGCAGACTATTGACTGGAGAAATAGCAGAAGTAGAAGCTGTAGATAAATCCTGGATGATAAATTTCAATATGGCGGCAGGCCCCTTTGGGATCTTGGACAAGGTAGGATTGGATACGGCATGGCACATCACCAACTCCAAAAGAAATCAGGCGTCGAGAGCTTTTGCAGCATTGCTCAAAACCTACGTGGATCAGGGGAAACTGGGAGTCAAATCCGGTGAAGGCTTCTACACCTATCCAAATCCCAGCTATAAGCAGCCAGATTTTTTAAAGTAA
- a CDS encoding SDR family NAD(P)-dependent oxidoreductase → MDLSSLFSLQGKVALITGASKGIGFSISEIFAAAGAKVVLCSRKQEAVDEMAGRLRAKGYEAQGIACNVGNMEELPGLVKKTIESCGQLDILVNNAATSPVFGPVHETSMEAFDKIMNVNLKAPFELSKLCWPHLRKSSNASVINISSIGGISPEHGLGIYSVSKAALISMTKVLAKEWGEAKIRVNVICPGLIETKFSEPLWSNEKIMDMVMKKLAIKRMGTADEIGSMALFLASPASSYTTGSVFTADGGFTI, encoded by the coding sequence ATGGATCTCTCTTCTCTATTCTCCCTCCAGGGAAAAGTCGCACTCATCACCGGCGCCAGTAAAGGAATCGGTTTTAGTATAAGCGAAATTTTTGCCGCTGCGGGCGCAAAAGTGGTGCTTTGCAGTAGAAAACAGGAAGCTGTGGATGAAATGGCCGGCAGGCTTCGGGCTAAAGGATATGAAGCACAGGGCATAGCTTGTAATGTAGGAAATATGGAGGAGCTGCCGGGATTGGTAAAGAAAACAATTGAATCATGCGGACAGCTTGATATTTTAGTCAATAATGCTGCGACAAGTCCCGTTTTCGGACCTGTACATGAAACGAGTATGGAAGCTTTTGATAAAATAATGAATGTGAATCTCAAGGCTCCTTTCGAGCTCTCAAAACTATGCTGGCCCCATCTCAGAAAATCTTCCAATGCTTCGGTAATAAATATCAGTTCCATAGGCGGAATTTCACCTGAACATGGATTGGGAATCTACAGCGTAAGCAAAGCAGCTTTAATATCCATGACCAAGGTCTTGGCAAAAGAATGGGGAGAAGCAAAAATCAGGGTGAATGTGATTTGTCCCGGATTGATCGAAACCAAATTCTCTGAACCGCTATGGTCAAATGAGAAAATCATGGACATGGTGATGAAAAAACTAGCCATCAAGAGAATGGGCACTGCAGATGAAATTGGTTCTATGGCCTTATTCTTAGCTTCACCAGCCTCCTCATATACCACCGGATCTGTTTTTACTGCTGATGGTGGATTCACCATTTAA
- a CDS encoding zinc-dependent alcohol dehydrogenase family protein — protein sequence MKEVIFEEIGRAADVLKVREAPAPEPEGHEVQIEVKARNINPSDLMFIRGRYGIQPDLPSSAGFEAAGIVSKPDAEGKFPAGTRVMFTAQGTNMGTWREYITLSVKQVIPMPEGMSFEVACQAFVNPVTAVAMVNKSGLNAGEWLLLTAGASAFGKFAIQIAKNKGIKVACTVRHDEQKKHLTDLGADLVINTEKEDLKKVIKEVVGEGVSVVFDAVGGELGAEALSCIKKFGTMYVFGMLSMQNLSLNTGMMIFKEVKIEGFWLSSVLQRISEEDRAELYKETQSFLMREDSKAEVAEKFPLTEVKAAIEAYNKPGRNGKVLLVS from the coding sequence ATGAAAGAAGTGATTTTTGAGGAAATCGGCAGAGCCGCGGACGTATTGAAGGTGAGAGAAGCACCGGCACCCGAGCCAGAAGGCCATGAGGTTCAGATAGAAGTAAAAGCAAGAAATATCAATCCCTCCGATCTGATGTTTATAAGGGGGCGGTATGGGATTCAGCCTGATTTACCGAGCAGTGCAGGTTTTGAAGCAGCGGGAATAGTAAGTAAGCCAGACGCTGAGGGAAAATTCCCTGCGGGAACCAGAGTGATGTTTACAGCTCAAGGGACTAATATGGGTACTTGGAGAGAGTACATTACACTTTCTGTCAAGCAAGTTATCCCTATGCCGGAAGGCATGTCCTTTGAAGTAGCCTGTCAGGCTTTTGTTAATCCCGTAACTGCGGTGGCTATGGTCAATAAATCGGGGTTGAATGCCGGAGAATGGCTTTTGCTCACTGCAGGAGCTTCTGCTTTTGGGAAATTTGCTATTCAGATAGCTAAAAACAAGGGAATCAAAGTGGCCTGTACTGTCCGTCATGATGAACAGAAAAAACACCTAACCGATCTCGGTGCCGATCTGGTGATTAATACAGAGAAAGAAGATTTGAAAAAAGTGATCAAAGAAGTGGTGGGTGAAGGAGTCTCTGTAGTATTTGATGCTGTAGGAGGAGAACTGGGAGCGGAGGCATTGTCGTGTATCAAGAAATTCGGCACGATGTACGTGTTTGGGATGTTGAGCATGCAGAATTTATCCCTTAATACGGGAATGATGATCTTCAAAGAAGTGAAAATAGAAGGATTTTGGCTGAGTAGTGTTTTACAGAGGATAAGTGAGGAGGATAGAGCAGAGCTTTATAAGGAAACCCAGTCCTTTTTGATGCGGGAAGATTCTAAGGCTGAAGTGGCTGAAAAATTTCCGCTTACTGAAG